Proteins encoded together in one Camelus dromedarius isolate mCamDro1 chromosome 11, mCamDro1.pat, whole genome shotgun sequence window:
- the ST13 gene encoding hsc70-interacting protein, translating to MDPRKVSELRAFVKMCKQDPSVLHTEEMRFLREWVESMGGKIPPATHKTKSEENTKEEKTDSKKAEENIKADEPSSEESDLEIDNEGVIEPDTDAPQEMGDENVEVTEEMMDQANDKKVAAIDALNEGELQKAIDLFTDAIKLNPRLAILYAKRASVFIKLQKPNAAIRDCDRAIEINPDSAQPYKWRGKAHRLLGHWEEAAHDLALACKLDYDEDASAMLKEVQPRAQKIAEHRRKYERKREEREIKERIERVKKAREEHERAQREEEARRQSGAQYGSFPGGFSGGMPGNFPGGMPGMGGGMPGMAGMPGLNEILSDPEVLAAMQDPEVMVAFQDVAQNPANMSKYQSNPKVMNLISKLSAKFGGQA from the exons ATGGACCCCCGCAAAGTGAGCGAGCTTCGAGCCTTCGTGAAAATGTGTAAGCAGGACCCAAGCGTTCTGCACACCGAAGAAATGCGCTTCCTGAGGGAGTGGGTGGAGAG CATGGGGGGTAAGATACCACCTGCTACTCATAAAactaaatcagaagaaaataccAAG GAAGAAAAAACAGATAGTAAGAAGGCGGAGGAAAACATAAAGGCAGACGAACCATCAAGTGAGGAAAGTGATCTAG AAATTGACAATGAAGGTGTGATTGAACCAGACACTGATGCCCCTCAAGAAATGGGTGATGAAAATGTAGAG GTAACCGAGGAGATGATGGATCAGGCAAATGATAAAAAAGTGGCTGCCATTGATGCCCTAAATGAAG GTGAACTACAGAAAGCCATTGACTTGTTTACAGATGCCATCAAGCTAAACCCTCGCTTGGCCATTTTATATGCCAAGAGAGCCAG TGTCTTCATCAAATTACAGAAGCCAAATGCTGCCATCCGAGACTGTGACAGAGCTATTGAAATAAATCCTGATTCAGCTCAGCCGTACAAGTGGCGAGGGAAAGCACACAG ACTTCTGGGCCATTGGGAAGAAGCAGCCCATGATCTTGCCCTTGCCTGTAAACTGGATTATGATGAAGATGCTAGTGCAATGCTCAAAGAAGTTCAACCAAGG GCCCAGAAAATTGCTGAACATCGGAGAAAGTATGAGCGAAAACGTGAAGAGCGGGAAatcaaagaaagaatagaaagagtTAAGAAGGCTCGGGAAGAACATGAGAGAGCCCAGAGG gAGGAAGAAGCCAGACGACAATCAGGAGCTCAGTATGGCTCCTTTCcag GTGGTTTTTCTGGGGGAATGCCTGGTAATTTTCCTGGAGGAATGCCTGGAATGGGAGGGGGCATGCCTGGGATGGCAGGAATGCCTGGGCTCAATGAAATTCTTAGTGATCCAGAGGTTCTTGCAGCCATGCAG GATCCAGAAGTTATGGTGGCCTTCCAGGATGTGGCCCAGAACCCAGCCAATATGTCAAAATATCAGAGCAACCCAAAGGTTATGAATCTCATCAGTAAATTGTCAGCCAAATTTGGAGGTCAAGCATAA